A genome region from Arachis duranensis cultivar V14167 chromosome 8, aradu.V14167.gnm2.J7QH, whole genome shotgun sequence includes the following:
- the LOC107461552 gene encoding uncharacterized protein LOC107461552: protein MATSSSQSACLLSSSFHSNSYLFLPTRTRSLPLSLTPVSHNLIQTKRFIIFHDPPVLISHRSSRVRPTTLSAGAEDIVPSDSTAVDAAKELVSSNDDGVSTVISALLFIAFIGLSILTIGVIYLGVTDFLQKREKDKFEKEEAANKSGKKKKKKVVRSRAGPRGFGQKIDEDEDDD from the exons ATGGCTACCTCATCATCACAGagtgcatgcttactctcttctaGTTTTCACTCCAACTCCTACTTGTTTCTTCCAACTAGAACTAGGTCCCTTCCATTGTCTCTAACACCTGTCTCACACAACCTTATCCAAACAAAAAGATTCATCATTTTTCACGACCCACCAGTTCTAATCTCTCACAGAAGTAGTAGAGTTAGGCCAACTACTCTTTCTGCTGGTGCTGAAGATATTGTACCTTCGGATTCAACTGCGGTTGATGCTGCCAAGGAATTGGTCTCCAGCAATGATGATGGGGTGTCCACAGTTATTTCAGCACTTCTCTTCATTGCTTTCATTGGGCTATCAATACTTACTATTGGG GTTATCTATTTGGGAGTGACGGATTTCTTGCAGAAAAGAGAGAAGGACAAGTTTGAGAAGGAAGAAGCGGCTAACAAAagtgggaagaagaagaagaagaaggtggtgAGATCCAGAGCCGGGCCTAGAGGATTTGGACAGAAGattgatgaagatgaagatgatgattaG
- the LOC107461470 gene encoding E3 ubiquitin-protein ligase RDUF2: MNSDITHATTASYWCYSCTRFVHLLDRHDVVCPHCQSGFVEEIHAGQSPAMSLFADGLQASRRQGFRRRRRNAGSRSPFNPVIVLRGPGEDGAAGGDNEGSTFELYYDDGDGSGLRPLPPTMSEFLLGSGFDRLLEQFSQIEINGFGRPENPPASKAAIESMPTVEIGGSHVETETYCAVCKEAFELGAEAREMPCKHLYHSDCIMPWLTMRNSCPVCRHELPSDQNAAEGRVAGQIDEEAVGLTIWRLPGGGFAVGRFSGGRRSGENRLPVVYTEMDGGGSGGSNGGNSNGGSRRISRAVGSSRVRENRGIGRIFRNFFSFFGRIGSRSRSSSSSSYSGSEHGSVSRSHSYSSSFFNRNSGRRRTWVLED, from the coding sequence ATGAACTCGGATATAACTCACGCCACGACGGCGTCGTATTGGTGCTACAGCTGTACACGTTTCGTTCACCTTCTCGACCGACACGACGTCGTTTGCCCCCACTGCCAAAGCGGTTTCGTTGAAGAGATCCATGCCGGCCAGTCCCCTGCCATGTCTCTCTTCGCCGACGGTCTTCAAGCATCTCGCCGCCAAGGCTTCCGCCGGAGGCGCCGAAACGCTGGCAGCCGCTCGCCGTTTAACCCGGTTATCGTTCTCCGTGGACCAGGGGAGGATGGCGCTGCCGGAGGCGATAACGAGGGTTCCACTTTCGAGTTGTACTATGACGACGGCGATGGTTCCGGTCTTCGTCCTCTGCCGCCGACGATGTCAGAGTTTTTACTCGGATCTGGATTCGATAGGTTACTAGAGCAGTTCTCTCAGATCGAGATCAACGGATTTGGTCGGCCGGAGAATCCGCCGGCATCGAAGGCGGCGATAGAGTCAATGCCAACGGTTGAGATCGGAGGCTCTCACGTGGAGACGGAAACTTACTGCGCCGTGTGCAAGGAAGCCTTTGAGCTCGGTGCGGAGGCGCGTGAGATGCCGTGTAAACACCTATACCACTCCGATTGCATCATGCCGTGGCTCACGATGCGGAATTCGTGCCCTGTGTGCCGCCACGAGCTGCCGTCCGATCAGAACGCGGCGGAAGGGAGAGTCGCCGGTCAGATCGATGAGGAAGCGGTAGGATTGACCATATGGAGGTTGCCGGGAGGCGGTTTCGCCGTCGGAAGATTCTCCGGCGGCCGAAGATCCGGCGAGAACCGTTTGCCCGTCGTGTATACCGAGATGGACGGCGGAGGCAGCGGTGGAAGCAATGGAGGAAACTCGAACGGTGGTTCTAGAAGAATATCCCGCGCAGTTGGAAGCAGTAGGGTTAGGGAGAATCGCGGAATTGGAAGAATTTTCCgcaatttcttttccttcttcggGAGAATTGGATCTAGGTCACGTTCCTCTTCGTCATCGTCGTATTCAGGTTCTGAGCATGGATCAGTGAGTAGAAGTCACAGCTATTCAAGTTCGTTTTTCAATAGAAACTCAGGGAGAAGAAGAACTTGGGTCTTGGAAGATTGA
- the LOC107461385 gene encoding protein FAR1-RELATED SEQUENCE 5-like: MVDPLGCVPSTVGNENSSNPHENVADHFVIDDHGCLQEDEIPKVEMWFVQLQMAHEFYVTYAKNVGFATKIMTTTCDKITKKPVNEAIHCNRDGFCGSRVKAPTRKNTISATGCKVRIYVKFDKDIQEWILFKVELRHSHPCSVRKAVHYHEYRELTMHAKCVIEDNDEVGI, from the exons ATGGTTGATCCGCTGGGTTGTGTTCCATCTACCGTCGGTAATGAGAATTCATCGAATCCACATGAAAACGTAGCCGACCATTTCGTCATCGACG ATCATGGTTGCCTTCAAGAAGACGAAATACCAAAAGTTGAAATGTGGTTTGTGCAGTTGCAGATGGCTCATGAATTTTATGTTACTTACGCAAAGAATGTAGGATTTGCAACTAAGATAATGACGACAACATGTGACAAGATCACAAAGAAACCCGTTAACGAAGCTATCCACTGTAATCGCGACGGGTTTTGCGGGTCTCGTGTCAAAGCACCAACGCGGAAGAACACGATTTCAGCTACTGGGTGCAAGGTAAGGATATATGTGAAGTTTGATAAGGACATCCAAGAGTGGATTTTGTTCAAGGTTGAGTTGAGGCACTCGCACCCATGTTCAGTGAGAAAGGCGGTGCACTACCATGAGTATAGGGAGCTGACCATGCATGCGAAGTGCGTGATCGAGGATAATGATGAGGTTGGGATTTGA
- the LOC107461535 gene encoding transcription factor PCL1, producing MGEEVKIADYPGGGADDERVSEWELGLPSPADLPPLSQALIPPELASAFSITPEPYRTLLDVNRASQDTISAIRGGASQAFSSSNFQLDDRATVFEPDATAFADEELEPDRDGSGSDSRKLRKIDSAAEEADSAAPPANDDPSARSMKRPRLVWTPQLHKRFVDVVAHLGIKNAVPKTIMQLMNVEGLTRENVASHLQKYRLYLKRMQGLSNEGPSSSDQLFASTPVPQSLHESGGGGGSAGHSHGNGHLPVPIPLPYPGPPAMMPMPMLGMPPMGMAVGNHHGFNPLAQQRDWSGANKFGSVVSYPQSHSQGVTPSDK from the coding sequence ATGGGAGAAGAGGTTAAGATCGCCGACTACCCAGGCGGCGGCGCCGACGACGAGCGTGTTTCCGAGTGGGAGCTTGGCCTCCCCTCTCCCGCCGACCTTCCGCCGCTCTCTCAGGCCCTGATCCCGCCGGAGCTCGCCTCCGCCTTCAGCATCACCCCGGAGCCCTACCGGACTCTTCTCGACGTCAACCGCGCCTCGCAGGACACCATCTCCGCAATTCGCGGCGGCGCCTCCCAGGCCTTCTCCTCCAGCAATTTCCAACTCGATGACCGCGCCACCGTGTTTGAGCCCGACGCCACGGCGTTTGCCGATGAGGAATTAGAGCCCGATCGAGATGGCTCTGGCTCTGATTCCAGGAAGCTCCGGAAGATCGACAGCGCCGCCGAGGAGGCTGATTCGGCAGCGCCACCGGCCAACGACGATCCCTCCGCCCGGTCAATGAAGCGGCCGCGCCTCGTGTGGACGCCTCAGCTTCACAAGCGCTTCGTCGACGTGGTGGCCCACCTCGGAATCAAGAACGCGGTTCCGAAGACGATTATGCAGCTAATGAACGTAGAAGGATTGACTCGCGAGAACGTTGCGAGCCACCTTCAGAAATATCGCCTTTACTTGAAGCGAATGCAAGGGTTGTCCAACGAAGGTCCTTCTTCTTCTGACCAGTTGTTCGCGTCGACTCCTGTGCCGCAGAGCTTGCACGAGTCCGGCGGTGGTGGCGGAAGCGCGGGGCATTCCCATGGAAACGGACACCTTCCGGTTCCAATTCCGTTGCCGTATCCAGGTCCGCCGGCGATGATGCCAATGCCGATGCTCGGGATGCCTCCGATGGGTATGGCCGTAGGGAACCACCACGGATTCAACCCGTTGGCGCAGCAACGGGATTGGTCCGGTGCGAATAAATTTGGTTCCGTTGTTTCGTACCCTCAGAGTCACAGTCAGGGCGTCACTCCTAGTGATAAATGA
- the LOC107461443 gene encoding pumilio homolog 2 has translation MLSEFGRRQMLGGNEGSFGDELEKEIGMCLREQRRQEADDLERELNIYRSGSAPPTVEGSLSAVGGLFGGNGAGAGAGEASAAAFSEFSRTKNGNGFASEEEMRSDPAYLSYYYSNVNLNPRLPPPLMSKEDWRFTQRLKSGASALGGIGDRRKVSRTDDNGGRSLLATPPGFNLRKQENEVDNEKMRGSSEWGGDGLIGLPGLGLGTKQKSLAEIFQDDMGRSTPVSGFPSRPASRNAYDENADTISAAEAELAHLRRDSSATDALRTGSNLQGSSSVQNISSQSSYTYAAALGSSMSRSTTPDPQHLARAPSPCPTPIGGGRVAAAEKRGITSPDAYNGVSTGSESADIVAALSGMNLSADDVLDGDNHFQSQVESEVDNHRRYLFGMQGGQDHGKQHAYLKKSESGHLQKSSYSESVKSSVTGSDINNLAFDRHIDQQKSGVPSNKSYFKGSPTSPFSSGGGMPVQYQPLDGTNPSFTNYGMSGYAGNPALASLMANQLGTANLPPLLENVAAASAMGSPGLDSRVLGGGLPSGVASPADMHSHGRLANQIAGGALQSPFIDPGYLQYMRTSDYAAAQLAALNDPSMDRNYLGNSYVNMLELQKAYLGTVLSPQKSQYNVPLGGKSGGSNHHGYYGNPPYGVGLSYPGSPLANSLSNSPAGSGSPIRHNDLNMRFASGIRNLTGVMGGWHLDAGNVDEGIASSLLEEFKSNKTKCFELAEIAGHVVDFSADQYGSRFIQQKLETATTEEKNMVYQEIMPQAVTLMTDVFGNYVVQKFFEHGLASQRRELANKLFGNVLNLSLQMYGCRVIQKAIEVVDLDQKIKMVQELDGNVMRCVRDQNGNHVIQKCIECVPEDAINFIVSTFFGQVVTLSTHPYGCRVIQRVLEHCNDPNTQQKVMDEILGAVSMLAQDQYGNYVVQHVLEHGKPDERSAIIKELAGKIVQMSQQKFASNVVEKCLTFGGPSERQLLVNEMLGTTDENEPLQAMMKDQFANYVVQKVLETCDDQQRELILSRIKVHLNALKKYTYGKHIVARVEKLVAAGERRIAAQSPHPAA, from the exons ATGTTATCCGAATTCGGAAGGAGGCAGATGCTTGGTGGTAACGAGGGTTCCTTTGGAGATGAATTGGAAAAGGAGATTGGGATGTGCCTTCGCGAGCAACGAAGGCAAGAGGCTGATGATCTTGAAAGGGAACTCAATATATATAGAAGTGGATCAGCGCCTCCAACTGTTGAGGGTTCTTTGAGTGCAGTTGGAGGGTTATTTGGTGGTAATGGCGCAGGTGCAGGAGCAGGTGAAGCTTCTGCTGCTGCCTTTTCGGAGTTTTCCAGGACTAAGAATGGCAATGGTTTTGCTTCTGAGGAAGAGATGAGGTCTGATCCTGCTTATCTATCGTACTATTACTCGAATGTTAATTTGAATCCTCGACTTCCGCCTCCTTTGATGTCCAAGGAGGATTGGAGGTTCACACAGAGGCTAAAAAGTGGAGCTTCGGCTCTGGGAGGAATTGGAGATAGGAGGAAAGTGAGCAGGACTGATGATAATGGTGGTAGATCTTTGCTTGCAACACCACCGGGTTTTAACTTAAGGAAACAAGAAAATGAGGTGGATAACGAAAAAATGAGAGGCTCTTCTGAGTGGGGTGGTGATGGACTCATTGGTTTGCCTGGCCTGGGACTTGGGACCAAACAAAAGAGCCTTGCAGAAATTTTTCAG GATGATATGGGGCGCAGCACACCCGTTAGCGGCTTTCCTTCCCGTCCAGCCAGCCGTAATGCATATGATGAGAATGCTGATACCATAAGTGCTGCTGAAGCAGAACTTGCTCATTTACGGCGTGATTCTTCGGCCACTGATGCTTTAAGAACTGGATCAAATCTTCAGGGGTCATCTTCAGTCCAAAATATTAGCTCTCAATCTTCGTATACTTATGCTGCTGCACTAGGTTCTTCCATGTCACGAAGCACTACTCCTGATCCGCAGCATCTAGCTAGGGCTCCCAGTCCATGCCCCACGCCTATCGGTGGTGGGAGAGTTGCTGCTGCTGAGAAAAGAGGCATTACAAGTCCTGATGCATATAATGGTGTTTCCACTGGGAGTGAGTCTGCTGATATTGTGGCAGCACTATCTGGCATGAACCTGTCAGCAGATGATGTGCTAGATGGTGATAACCATTTCCAATCACAAGTTGAGTCAGAGGTTGATAATCATCGTAGATATCTTTTCGGTATGCAAGGTGGCCAGGATCATGGCAAGCAGCATGCATATTTAAAAAAGTCTGAATCTGGGCACTTGCAGAAATCATCCTACTCTGAGTCAGTTAAGAGCAGTGTGACTGGATCAGACATCAACAATCTGGCCTTCGATAGACATATTGATCAACAGAAATCTGGTGTTCCTTCCAATAAGTCTTATTTCAAGGGATCACCTACTTCTCCTTTTAGTTCTGGTGGTGGTATGCCAGTTCAATACCAGCCCTTGGATGGTACAAATCCATCATTTACCAACTACGGCATGAGTGGGTATGCTGGAAATCCTGCACTAGCTTCCTTGATGGCTAATCAACTTGGAACTGCTAATCTGCCACCCCTTCTTGAAAACGTTGCTGCAGCTTCAGCAATGGGATCCCCTGGATTGGACTCGAGAGTTCTTGGAGGTGGTTTGCCTTCTGGAGTTGCCTCCCCAGCTGATATGCATAGTCATGGTCGGCTTGCAAATCAAATTGCTGGTGGTGCTCTTCAGTCTCCTTTCATTGATCCCGGGTATCTTCAGTACATGAGGACCTCTGATTATGCGGCAGCACAACTTGCTGCTCTTAATGACCCATCTATGGACAGGAACTACTTAGGTAACTCTTACGTGAATATGCTTGAGCTTCAGAAAGCTTATCTTGGGACGGTGCTTTCTCCTCAGAAGTCGCAATATAATGTTCCACTAGGTGGCAAGTCTGGTGGTTCCAATCATCATGGTTATTATGGAAATCCTCCATATGGTGTCGGCTTGTCTTACCCTGGAAGTCCTCTGGCAAATTCTTTATCCAATTCTCCTGCCGGATCTGGCAGTCCTATTAGGCACAATGACCTGAATATGCGTTTTGCATCTGGAATAAGGAATTTAACAGGGGTCATGGGAGGTTGGCATCTGGATGCTGGAAACGTGGATGAAGGCATTGCTTCTTCTCTGTTGGAAGAGTTTAAAAGCAATAAAACCAAGTGTTTTGAGCTTGCTGAAATTGCTGGTCATGTTGTTGACTTCAG TGCTGATCAATATGGGAGCCGATTTATTCAACAAAAGCTTGAAACAGCTACTACGGAAGAAAAAAACATGGTTTATCAGGAAATCATGCCACAAGCTGTTACTTTGATGACTGATGTCTTTGGTAACTATGTTGTTCAAAAG TTTTTTGAGCATGGACTTGCATCCCAGAGAAGGGAATTGGCCAACAAGCTTTTTGGTAATGTTCTGAATCTCAGCCTTCAAATGTATGGTTGCCGTGTCATCCAAAAG GCTATCGAGGTTGTTGATTTAGACCAAAAGATAAAGATGGTTCAAGAGCTTGATGGTAATGTCATGCGCTGTGTTCGAGATCAAAATGGTAACCATGTCATTCAGAAGTGTATAGAATGTGTCCCTGAGGATGCAATCAACTTTATTGTCTCAACTTTTTTTGGCCAAGTTGTGACGTTATCAACCCACCCATATGGTTGCCGGGTGATACAG AGAGTACTGGAGCACTGCAATGACCCTAATACACAACAGAAAGTTATGGATGAGATTTTAGGTGCTGTTAGCATGTTAGCGCAAGATCAGTATGGAAACTACGTCGTCCag CATGTACTGGAACATGGGAAGCCTGATGAGCGTTCAGCCATTATAAAGGAATTAGCAGGCAAAATAGTTCAAATGAGTCAACAGAAGTTTGCCTCTAATGTTGTCGAAAAATGTTTGACCTTTGGAGGTCCTTCTGAGCGCCAATTACTTGTGAATGAGATGCTTGGAACCACGGATGAAAATGAGCCTCTTCAG GCAATGATGAAAGATCAATTTGCAAATTATGTCGTGCAAAAGGTGCTCGAGACTTGTGATGACCAACAGCGTGAGCTAATCCTTTCACGAATTAAAGTCCATTTAAATGCACTGAAGAAGTACACCTATGGAAAGCATATTGTTGCCCGTGTAGAGAAACTTGTTGCTGCCGGAG AAAGGAGAATTGCTGCACAGTCTCCTCATCCTGCTGCTTAG
- the LOC107461386 gene encoding protein ALP1-like — translation MGPHAFLELCAKLRATGHVKDTIHVTVEEQVTRFLYIIGHNVKNRTISFFFHRSGETISRNFHAVLRAVISLEEEFLQQSSGTTIPSEILRSNRFYPYFKDCVGAIDGTHVRVKVPIADQPRFRGRKEWPTHNVLAACGFDMRFTYALAGWEGTASDSKVLKSVLSRDDRLKISRGKFYLGDAGFMLKHALITPYRGIRYHLKEFDGRGTEPYYDVEVMVDIVLACIILHKFLMGVDPDHHLISQVDQELQNNNPEATNEEREEVNEDYRRGVVLRDNMAAQMWTDYQIER, via the exons ATGGGTCCACATGCCTTTCTAGAGTTATGTGCAAAATTAAGGGCAACCGGTCATGTGAAGGATACTATACATGTCACAGTTGAGGAGCAAGTAACTAGATTCTTATATATTATAGGTCATAATGTTAAAAATAGAaccatttcattcttcttccaccGGTCTGGAGAGACAATCAGTCGTAATTTTCATGCTGTTCTAAGAGCTGTAATCTCACTTGAAGAAGAGTTTCTTCAGCAATCTTCCGGAACAACCATTCCCTCAGAGATTCTTCGAAGCAATAGATTTTATCCATATTTTAAG GACTGTGTTGGAGCCATTGATGGAACACATGTCAGAGTCAAGGTTCCAATAGCTGATCAACCTAGATTTCGTGGAAGAAAAGAATGGCCAACTCATAATGTACTTGCTGCGTGTGGCTTTGATATGAGATTCACATATGCTTTAGCAGGATGGGAAGGCACTGCATCTGACTCTAAAGTTCTTAAAAGTGTACTATCAAGGGATGATAGGCTCAAAATTTCAAGAG gcAAATTTTATCTTGGGGATGCTGGATTCATGCTTAAACATGCTCTAATAACTCCATATCGAGGCATACGATACCATTTAAAAGAGTTTGATGGAC GTGGTACAGAACCTTATTATGACGTAGAGGTTATGGTTGACATTGTCCTAGCATGCATTATACTCCACAAATTTTTAATGGGTGTAGATCCTGACCATCACTTAATTTCTCAAGTGGATCAAgaattacaaaataataatcCAGAAGCCactaatgaggaaagagaagaaGTAAATGAAGATTACAGGCGAGGTGTAGTGCTTAGGGATAACATGGCGGCTCAAATGTGGACAGACTATCAAATTGAAAGATGA